In the Sulfitobacter pacificus genome, one interval contains:
- the trmB gene encoding tRNA (guanine(46)-N(7))-methyltransferase TrmB, protein MTTPTRPHRNFYGRLKGKTLKPAQRSYLAEDLEGLSPGPVSWEDNPQRTPLDLETLFDGKPVWLEVGFGGGEHMVHQAASNPEVGIIGCEPYINGVAMLLGKIRKAGVENVAVYPNDVRDMFDVLPEASIDRAFLLYPDPWPKSRHHRRRFVTEEHLVPLARALKPGSIFRVATDIEDYVRQTLEEVPKFGFEWLAERPGDWRTPWDDWISTRYEQKALREGRVPHYLTFRRL, encoded by the coding sequence ATGACGACACCCACACGCCCCCACCGCAATTTTTATGGTCGCCTTAAAGGCAAGACTCTGAAACCCGCTCAGCGCAGCTATCTGGCCGAGGATCTGGAGGGGCTGTCGCCCGGGCCGGTGTCCTGGGAGGATAATCCGCAGCGGACCCCGCTGGATCTGGAGACGCTGTTTGACGGCAAACCGGTCTGGCTTGAGGTCGGCTTTGGCGGCGGCGAGCATATGGTGCATCAGGCGGCATCCAACCCAGAGGTCGGTATCATCGGCTGCGAACCCTATATCAACGGGGTGGCGATGTTGCTGGGCAAGATCCGCAAGGCCGGCGTCGAGAATGTTGCGGTTTATCCCAATGATGTGCGGGACATGTTTGATGTTCTGCCCGAAGCCTCGATTGACCGGGCATTCCTGCTGTATCCTGACCCATGGCCGAAATCGCGCCATCACCGGCGCCGTTTTGTGACCGAAGAGCATCTGGTGCCATTGGCGCGGGCGCTGAAGCCTGGCAGTATTTTCCGCGTGGCAACGGATATTGAGGATTATGTGCGCCAGACTTTGGAAGAAGTGCCGAAGTTCGGGTTTGAATGGCTGGCAGAACGGCCCGGTGACTGGCGTACCCCTTGGGATGACTGGATTTCCACACGCTATGAGCAAAAGGCGCTGCGTGAAGGCCGGGTGCCACATTATCTGACGTTTCGCCGGCTGTGA
- a CDS encoding PhoH family protein produces the protein MPPSDQITASPAAEPVVLEFADNRLLIDLCGAYDAHLAAIEKALSVQIIRRGNHLSILGEVESQQQAEAALNTLYARLESGRKVTPAEVESLLRMERPKSGTRPQVGGQLEMPVGDTLEIQTRKKRVEPRTDAQKAYVKALFDDELTFGIGPAGTGKTYLAVAVGINMFIGGHVDKIILSRPAVEAGEKLGYLPGDMKDKVDPYMQPLYDALNDFLPGKQLAKLIEEKRIEIAPLAFMRGRTLSNAFVVLDEAQNATSMQMKMFLTRLGKGSRMVITGDRTQIDLPRGVPSGLADAERLLNKIPKISFNYFTSKDVVRHPLVAAIIEAYEADSSAS, from the coding sequence TTGCCCCCTAGCGACCAAATCACGGCCTCTCCCGCAGCTGAACCTGTTGTGCTTGAGTTCGCCGACAACCGTCTGCTGATCGATCTTTGCGGTGCCTATGACGCGCATCTGGCTGCCATCGAAAAGGCGCTGTCGGTCCAGATCATCCGGCGCGGTAACCACCTTAGCATTCTGGGCGAGGTAGAAAGCCAGCAACAGGCCGAGGCGGCGCTGAACACGCTCTATGCCCGTCTGGAAAGCGGGCGCAAGGTCACCCCGGCGGAGGTCGAAAGCCTGTTGCGTATGGAGCGGCCAAAGTCCGGCACGCGGCCACAGGTTGGCGGCCAGCTTGAAATGCCGGTTGGCGATACTCTTGAAATCCAGACCCGCAAAAAACGGGTCGAGCCGCGCACCGATGCGCAAAAAGCCTATGTCAAAGCATTGTTTGATGATGAATTGACCTTTGGCATCGGCCCGGCGGGTACCGGCAAGACGTACCTGGCTGTTGCCGTGGGGATTAATATGTTCATCGGTGGACATGTGGACAAAATCATCCTCAGCCGCCCCGCGGTCGAGGCCGGCGAGAAACTTGGCTACCTGCCGGGGGACATGAAAGACAAGGTCGACCCCTATATGCAGCCGCTTTATGACGCGCTGAACGATTTTCTGCCGGGCAAGCAGCTGGCCAAGCTGATCGAGGAAAAACGCATCGAAATCGCGCCTTTGGCCTTCATGCGGGGGCGGACCCTCTCCAATGCCTTTGTGGTGCTGGACGAGGCGCAAAATGCCACGTCGATGCAGATGAAGATGTTCCTGACCCGTCTTGGCAAGGGATCGCGCATGGTGATCACCGGGGACCGCACGCAGATCGACCTGCCGCGCGGGGTGCCTTCGGGACTTGCCGATGCCGAACGCCTGCTGAACAAGATCCCGAAGATCAGCTTCAATTATTTCACCTCCAAGGATGTGGTCCGCCACCCTCTGGTTGCTGCCATCATCGAGGCTTATGAGGCAGATAGCAGCGCCTCATGA
- a CDS encoding (d)CMP kinase, with protein MSTTQGFTVAIDGPAASGKGTISKAVAAHFGFAHLDTGLLYRAVGAKVLLGVDALDAARALVPEDLDGEALRMPDVAQAASKVAALPAVRAALVDFQRSFAARAGGAVLDGRDIGTVICPDAQVKLFVIADAVVRARRRFEELSGKGVETSFEEVLADVEARDARDMGRADAPLKPAPDAVEIDTSALSIEVAVAQTIAVIDAAMAK; from the coding sequence GTGAGCACGACACAGGGTTTCACAGTGGCGATCGACGGGCCTGCGGCTTCGGGCAAGGGTACGATTTCCAAAGCGGTGGCCGCGCATTTCGGGTTTGCCCATTTGGACACGGGCCTGTTGTACCGCGCGGTGGGTGCCAAGGTTTTGCTGGGTGTTGATGCCCTAGATGCGGCGCGCGCGCTTGTGCCGGAGGATCTGGATGGCGAAGCGCTGCGCATGCCGGATGTGGCGCAGGCGGCCAGTAAGGTGGCGGCCCTGCCGGCAGTGCGTGCGGCGCTGGTGGACTTCCAACGCAGTTTTGCTGCGCGGGCCGGTGGCGCGGTGCTGGATGGGCGTGACATCGGGACGGTGATTTGCCCGGATGCACAGGTGAAGTTGTTTGTGATTGCTGACGCGGTGGTGCGGGCGCGGCGCCGGTTTGAAGAGCTGTCCGGCAAAGGGGTCGAAACCAGTTTTGAAGAAGTACTGGCGGATGTTGAGGCCCGTGATGCGCGGGATATGGGGCGGGCGGATGCGCCGTTGAAACCCGCACCGGATGCGGTTGAGATTGATACATCCGCCCTGAGCATAGAGGTCGCTGTGGCGCAGACCATTGCAGTGATCGATGCCGCGATGGCCAAATAG
- the aroA gene encoding 3-phosphoshikimate 1-carboxyvinyltransferase produces MSGHGDPIPMMSSACGPLSGTAEVPGDKSISHRALILGAMCIGKTTIEGLLEGQDVLDTARAMRAFGAEVTDHGGGSWSIEGVGVGGFAEPQGVIDCGNSGTGVRLIMGAMATSPIVATFNGDASLNGRPMARVTDPLSAFGCRSVGRSGGRLPMTLVGASDPVPVRYVVPVPSAQVKSAVLLAGLNAPGQTVVIEAEATRDHTERMLAGFGAEITTEQTEEGRVITLTGQPELQAQHIEVPRDPSSAAFPVCAALIVPGSDVLVPGIGLNPTRAGLFTTLREMGADLTYENEREEGGEPVADLRARFSPDLRGIEVPPERAASMIDEYPVLSVVASYAQGQTVMRGVKELRVKESDRIDAMAVGLRANGIEVDEGPDWWTVTGLGHGNVPGGATCASHLDHRIAMSFLILGMAAQKPVSVDDGGPIATSFPIFEPLMQQLGAQVARNAT; encoded by the coding sequence ATGTCGGGCCATGGTGATCCAATTCCAATGATGTCGAGCGCTTGCGGGCCGCTTTCGGGAACCGCCGAGGTGCCCGGAGACAAGTCGATTTCGCACCGCGCGCTGATCCTTGGCGCTATGTGTATTGGCAAGACCACAATCGAGGGGTTGCTGGAAGGGCAGGACGTTCTGGATACGGCCAGGGCGATGCGGGCCTTTGGTGCGGAGGTGACGGATCATGGTGGTGGCTCATGGTCGATTGAAGGGGTTGGCGTTGGCGGCTTTGCCGAGCCGCAAGGGGTGATCGATTGCGGCAATTCCGGCACCGGTGTGCGGCTGATCATGGGGGCGATGGCGACCTCGCCGATTGTGGCAACTTTTAACGGGGATGCCAGTTTGAACGGGCGGCCGATGGCACGGGTGACGGACCCGCTGTCGGCCTTTGGTTGTCGTTCGGTCGGGCGCAGTGGCGGGCGGCTGCCGATGACATTGGTGGGGGCCAGCGATCCTGTGCCGGTGCGGTATGTGGTGCCGGTGCCCTCTGCGCAGGTGAAATCCGCGGTGTTATTGGCCGGGTTGAACGCGCCGGGGCAGACGGTGGTGATTGAGGCCGAGGCGACGCGGGATCACACCGAGCGGATGTTGGCAGGCTTCGGGGCAGAGATTACAACCGAACAGACCGAGGAGGGGCGGGTGATCACCCTGACCGGCCAGCCGGAGTTGCAGGCTCAGCATATTGAAGTGCCGCGTGATCCTTCCTCTGCGGCCTTTCCGGTCTGTGCGGCGCTGATTGTGCCCGGATCGGATGTTCTGGTGCCCGGTATCGGATTGAACCCGACGCGGGCGGGGTTGTTCACCACGCTGCGCGAAATGGGGGCGGATCTGACCTATGAAAACGAACGGGAAGAGGGCGGTGAGCCGGTGGCGGATTTGCGCGCCAGATTTTCGCCTGACCTGAGAGGCATCGAGGTACCGCCGGAGCGGGCCGCATCGATGATTGACGAATATCCGGTGCTGTCGGTGGTGGCCTCTTATGCGCAGGGCCAGACGGTGATGCGCGGGGTCAAGGAACTGCGGGTCAAGGAGAGCGATCGGATTGATGCCATGGCCGTCGGATTGCGCGCCAATGGGATCGAGGTGGATGAGGGGCCCGACTGGTGGACCGTTACCGGCCTTGGTCATGGCAATGTGCCCGGTGGGGCAACCTGTGCCAGCCATCTGGATCACCGGATTGCCATGTCCTTTCTGATCCTTGGAATGGCGGCGCAGAAACCGGTCAGCGTTGATGACGGCGGGCCAATTGCCACATCATTCCCGATTTTTGAACCTTTGATGCAGCAACTTGGGGCACAGGTGGCGAGAAACGCGACATGA
- the metK gene encoding methionine adenosyltransferase, which translates to MSRQNYIFTSESVSEGHPDKVCDRISDAVLDAFLSEEPEARVAAETFATTNRVVIGGEVGLSDQAKLTQYMGQIEDIARACIKDIGYAQDKFHHETVEITNLLHEQSAHIAQGVDASGNKDEGAGDQGIMFGFATDETEHLMPAPIHYAHAILRRLAEVRKDGTESTLRPDAKSQLSVRYENGKPVGVSSIVLSTQHASEDQTSADIRDIVEPYIREVLPDGWIDKDTKWHVNPTGVFVIGGPDGDAGLTGRKIIVDTYGGAAPHGGGAFSGKDPTKVDRSAAYAARYLAKNVVAAGMASKCTIQLSYAIGVSEPLSIYCDTFGTGEVDDAEVERAIRKVMSLTPRGIREHLQLNKPIYQRTAAYGHFGRAPDDDGGFSWERLDLAAKLKAEV; encoded by the coding sequence ATGTCCCGACAGAACTATATTTTCACCTCCGAATCCGTTTCGGAAGGTCACCCTGACAAGGTCTGTGACCGTATTTCCGACGCTGTGCTTGATGCATTTCTCAGCGAAGAGCCCGAAGCGCGGGTTGCCGCAGAGACCTTTGCGACCACCAATCGCGTGGTGATCGGCGGCGAAGTCGGGCTGAGTGATCAGGCCAAGCTGACGCAGTACATGGGCCAGATCGAGGACATTGCCCGCGCCTGTATCAAGGACATCGGATACGCGCAGGATAAATTCCATCACGAGACGGTAGAGATCACCAACCTACTGCACGAACAATCCGCCCATATCGCCCAGGGTGTTGATGCCAGTGGCAACAAGGACGAAGGCGCTGGCGATCAGGGCATCATGTTTGGTTTTGCCACGGATGAAACCGAGCATCTGATGCCGGCACCGATCCATTATGCCCATGCAATCCTGCGGCGTCTGGCAGAGGTGCGCAAGGACGGCACGGAGTCGACGTTGCGCCCGGACGCCAAAAGCCAGCTGTCTGTCCGCTATGAGAATGGCAAACCGGTGGGTGTGTCGTCTATTGTCCTTTCGACGCAGCATGCCTCGGAAGATCAGACCAGTGCCGATATCCGCGATATCGTCGAACCCTACATCCGCGAAGTATTGCCTGATGGCTGGATCGACAAGGACACCAAATGGCATGTGAACCCGACGGGCGTCTTTGTCATCGGTGGCCCAGATGGTGATGCCGGGCTGACCGGGCGCAAGATCATTGTGGATACCTATGGCGGGGCTGCCCCGCATGGCGGCGGTGCATTTTCCGGCAAGGACCCGACCAAGGTTGACCGTTCTGCCGCCTATGCTGCACGCTATCTGGCAAAGAATGTCGTTGCGGCGGGGATGGCAAGCAAATGCACCATTCAGCTGAGCTATGCCATTGGCGTGTCTGAACCGCTGTCGATCTATTGCGATACCTTTGGGACAGGCGAAGTGGATGATGCGGAGGTCGAGCGCGCGATCCGCAAGGTGATGAGCCTGACCCCGCGTGGCATCCGTGAACATCTGCAACTGAACAAACCGATTTATCAGCGTACGGCGGCCTATGGTCACTTTGGGCGTGCGCCCGACGATGATGGCGGTTTCTCATGGGAAAGGCTGGACCTTGCAGCCAAGCTGAAGGCTGAGGTTTAA
- a CDS encoding OmpA family protein, with product MVNTISKAIRAVASLSLAVAIAMPMAFAPTTADAQTRSQQGRDKGVYTPTIWVDPDGCEHWVMDDGAEGYMTPHTTRQGIPVCRRGNVCGVMNSDQFFATNSYRIHKSGKARLSEFFKKTGAVSYIITGHTDSRASDAYNMKLSYNRANAVAAIAVANGARIADVRGYGERQPVAANNSAQGMAKNRRVEIICIR from the coding sequence GTGGTGAACACAATCTCCAAAGCAATCCGCGCGGTGGCGAGCCTGTCACTTGCAGTCGCGATTGCGATGCCGATGGCTTTTGCGCCAACAACTGCCGATGCACAAACCCGCTCTCAGCAGGGACGGGACAAGGGTGTCTACACCCCGACGATCTGGGTTGATCCCGATGGCTGTGAGCATTGGGTGATGGACGATGGTGCCGAAGGGTACATGACACCGCATACCACCCGTCAGGGTATCCCGGTGTGCCGCCGTGGTAATGTTTGTGGGGTGATGAATTCGGATCAGTTCTTTGCCACCAACAGCTATCGCATCCACAAGTCCGGCAAGGCACGCCTGTCAGAGTTCTTCAAGAAAACCGGCGCTGTCTCCTATATCATCACCGGCCATACCGACAGCCGCGCCTCTGACGCTTATAACATGAAGCTCAGCTATAACCGGGCCAATGCGGTTGCCGCGATCGCCGTTGCAAACGGGGCGCGTATCGCGGATGTGCGCGGCTATGGCGAACGCCAGCCGGTCGCTGCCAATAATTCTGCGCAAGGGATGGCCAAAAACCGCCGCGTCGAAATCATCTGCATTCGTTAA
- the ybeY gene encoding rRNA maturation RNase YbeY has protein sequence MDIDIDDPRWAALDMEALCERAIRTTLNRLTLPLDAEISILACDDARIAALNAEFRAKARPTNVLSWPSEERAAMSAGGQPRPPEPDPGGMIELGDIAISYDTCAAEARAAGKDIAEHVTHLIIHGTLHLLGYDHETEQDAALMEGLEVEILGKLGLDDPYRES, from the coding sequence ATGGACATCGACATAGATGACCCCCGCTGGGCCGCCCTTGATATGGAGGCGCTATGCGAGAGGGCGATCAGAACCACGCTAAACCGGCTTACCCTGCCACTGGATGCTGAAATCAGCATCCTTGCCTGTGATGATGCCCGCATTGCCGCTCTCAACGCGGAATTCCGGGCCAAGGCCAGGCCGACAAATGTCCTCAGCTGGCCCAGTGAAGAGCGTGCCGCGATGAGCGCTGGCGGTCAGCCGAGGCCGCCTGAACCCGATCCGGGCGGCATGATTGAACTGGGCGATATCGCCATCAGCTATGACACCTGCGCCGCCGAAGCCCGCGCTGCGGGCAAAGATATCGCCGAGCATGTGACCCATCTGATCATCCACGGCACCCTTCATTTGCTTGGGTATGATCACGAAACTGAGCAAGATGCAGCCTTGATGGAAGGGCTCGAAGTCGAAATACTTGGCAAATTGGGGTTGGATGACCCATATAGAGAATCGTAG
- a CDS encoding ZIP family metal transporter produces the protein MLVIAVICATSGALILGAVWGIYGRFPAKLEGFLVAMAGGALIVSVVAELLEPASQKAALWLVLGAFACGSVTFTAIDTWIDRRVGEDSGGGLLAAIVLDGIPENIALGVVLITVEPIAVLALAGSIFLSNLPEAAGGARGMAQNGWGRGKVLGIWALTAAVLSAAAVLGNQLLSPMATVPLAIIQAFAAGAVVSSLATEVFPKAYKQDQELAGIAVAIGVILAFALHHMSATLSN, from the coding sequence TGTTGGTAATTGCAGTGATCTGCGCCACCTCTGGCGCACTTATCCTAGGGGCCGTTTGGGGGATATATGGCCGGTTTCCGGCCAAGCTGGAAGGGTTTCTGGTCGCAATGGCTGGCGGCGCATTGATCGTGTCGGTTGTAGCGGAGCTGCTTGAACCGGCAAGTCAAAAAGCCGCGCTTTGGCTGGTGCTTGGCGCGTTTGCATGCGGCTCTGTCACATTCACCGCCATCGACACCTGGATCGATAGACGTGTTGGCGAAGACAGCGGTGGCGGATTGCTGGCAGCCATCGTGTTGGACGGCATTCCGGAAAACATCGCATTGGGTGTGGTCCTGATCACCGTGGAACCGATCGCCGTTCTGGCCCTGGCCGGATCTATCTTCCTGTCAAACCTGCCTGAAGCTGCTGGTGGCGCACGTGGTATGGCCCAAAACGGCTGGGGACGTGGTAAGGTATTGGGGATCTGGGCGCTGACCGCCGCCGTGCTTAGTGCAGCGGCGGTCCTTGGCAATCAATTGCTGTCGCCTATGGCAACGGTCCCACTGGCCATCATACAGGCCTTTGCGGCGGGTGCCGTTGTCTCCTCACTCGCAACAGAGGTTTTCCCCAAGGCCTATAAACAGGATCAGGAACTTGCCGGCATCGCTGTGGCCATTGGCGTGATACTGGCCTTCGCCCTGCATCACATGAGTGCGACTCTCAGCAATTAG
- a CDS encoding rhodanese-like domain-containing protein has translation MKTAKDYLDEANAVVPTLNAAEAIEKYKNGTGAFIDVRDSADIAKSGTIKGAHRIPRGMIEFRADPEMKDFHNPIFEKHAELYLICGAGGQAALSGKTLMDMGYTNVTNIGGFPGWKEAGGETEEG, from the coding sequence ATGAAAACCGCAAAAGACTATCTTGATGAAGCAAATGCCGTTGTGCCGACGCTGAATGCAGCTGAGGCAATTGAGAAATACAAGAACGGCACAGGTGCTTTTATCGATGTGCGCGACAGTGCGGATATTGCCAAATCCGGCACCATCAAAGGGGCGCACAGGATTCCGCGCGGTATGATCGAGTTTCGTGCCGACCCTGAGATGAAGGATTTTCACAACCCGATTTTCGAGAAACACGCGGAACTCTATCTGATCTGCGGTGCCGGCGGGCAGGCGGCCCTTTCGGGGAAAACACTGATGGATATGGGCTATACCAACGTCACCAATATCGGCGGCTTCCCCGGCTGGAAAGAGGCGGGCGGCGAAACCGAGGAAGGCTAA
- a CDS encoding response regulator yields MPAPQITYPSPLTPLSNTPPLEVLILDDERFDRHRLARLCSGLEFPCAISNATSLTEFQDLLAQTTFGLILLDYALPDGTGLEALNMMHLCARNLNTPALMVSGLAESGIMDQAEAAGCYRFLEKDTLSSEAFACAVKDALTLTVPLVASDSARFESAEVEQLLARAVALYAQDIKPMVSRLMRQMRNLRAQQPLDDAPASHAAEQNCLSLWSFLIEMERQDGATLLANVTRTAPTGTPAPPEPKSSKPPSPFSAPRH; encoded by the coding sequence ATGCCCGCCCCCCAGATCACCTATCCATCGCCGCTTACGCCCCTTTCAAACACCCCGCCCCTTGAGGTGTTGATCCTTGATGATGAACGTTTTGACCGGCATCGGCTGGCCCGGCTATGCTCAGGGCTGGAATTTCCCTGCGCCATCAGCAACGCCACCTCACTTACGGAGTTTCAGGACCTGCTGGCACAAACCACATTCGGGCTGATCCTCCTTGATTACGCCCTGCCCGATGGCACCGGCCTTGAGGCGCTGAACATGATGCACCTCTGCGCCCGCAACCTCAACACACCGGCCCTTATGGTATCCGGTCTGGCGGAAAGCGGCATCATGGATCAAGCAGAAGCTGCCGGTTGCTATCGCTTCCTTGAGAAAGACACGCTCTCTTCTGAGGCTTTCGCCTGTGCCGTCAAGGATGCGCTGACCCTCACCGTACCACTGGTGGCCAGCGATTCAGCAAGGTTTGAAAGTGCTGAGGTTGAACAGCTTCTGGCCCGCGCCGTGGCGCTTTATGCGCAGGACATCAAACCCATGGTCAGCCGCCTGATGCGGCAAATGCGCAACCTGCGGGCCCAGCAACCGCTGGACGACGCCCCCGCCAGCCATGCCGCTGAGCAGAATTGTCTGAGCCTCTGGTCATTCCTGATCGAGATGGAGCGTCAGGACGGGGCAACCCTCCTGGCCAATGTCACCCGCACTGCGCCCACTGGGACACCCGCGCCCCCCGAACCGAAATCCAGCAAACCGCCGTCACCTTTCAGCGCACCGCGCCATTAA
- a CDS encoding hemolysin family protein — MGDNDGPSDAAQSAQPDENTASPDDAASKTGGFFSRVIGALSPSEGDLASEMTPLPVDRVSARGMMNLRRMRVDDVSIPKAEITAVPVSITMEELVAVFKESGLTRLPVFDGTLDTPVGMAHLKDLALQYGFNGKPKDFDLPALLRPLLFVPPSMGIGVLLTKMQAERRHMALVIDEYGGVDGLVTIEDLIEQVIGEIEDEHDVDEATFWSIEKPGTYLALAKTPLEDFEAEIGHSLTDHDDVDEEEIDTLGGLVFMLSGRVPTRGEVVLHPDGPEFEVIDADPRRIKRLRVRTNGANG; from the coding sequence ATGGGCGACAACGACGGACCATCTGACGCGGCGCAAAGCGCGCAACCGGATGAAAACACTGCTTCACCAGACGATGCGGCCTCGAAAACGGGCGGCTTTTTCTCACGTGTCATTGGCGCACTCAGTCCTTCCGAGGGGGATCTAGCGTCGGAAATGACGCCGCTTCCCGTTGATCGGGTGTCGGCGCGTGGCATGATGAACCTGCGCCGGATGCGGGTCGACGATGTGTCGATCCCCAAGGCCGAAATCACAGCTGTGCCGGTCAGCATCACCATGGAGGAACTGGTCGCCGTCTTCAAAGAAAGCGGTCTGACACGTCTGCCGGTCTTTGACGGCACATTGGACACCCCTGTCGGCATGGCCCACCTCAAGGATCTGGCGCTGCAATACGGGTTCAACGGCAAGCCCAAGGATTTTGATCTGCCCGCCTTGCTGCGCCCCTTGTTGTTTGTCCCCCCGTCCATGGGCATCGGCGTCCTGTTGACCAAAATGCAAGCCGAACGGCGTCATATGGCCTTGGTGATCGACGAATATGGCGGGGTTGACGGGTTGGTCACCATCGAAGACCTGATTGAACAGGTGATTGGTGAAATCGAAGACGAACATGACGTCGATGAGGCAACCTTCTGGAGCATTGAGAAGCCCGGCACCTATCTGGCATTGGCAAAAACCCCGCTCGAGGATTTCGAGGCAGAGATTGGCCATTCCCTGACCGACCACGATGATGTCGACGAGGAAGAAATCGACACTTTGGGCGGGCTGGTCTTTATGCTGTCCGGGCGGGTGCCGACACGGGGCGAGGTGGTCCTGCATCCAGATGGCCCTGAATTCGAGGTCATTGATGCCGACCCGCGCCGCATCAAACGCTTGCGGGTGCGCACCAACGGGGCCAACGGGTGA
- the lnt gene encoding apolipoprotein N-acyltransferase, whose protein sequence is MTPRLTGWRQPCLAAALGVIAAFGQAPYDQPLILMVALAGALYFFAQAKSLRQAALFGWAFGTGYFAHALHWIVSPFMVDVARHGWMAPFALLFLAAGLALFWGLAFWGARRLSRETSWAVVLTLPAVELIRGYLFTGFPWAMISQSLVDTSGGQALAWIGPYALNLLMVAVAVAVSQSAQDWASRTLRFGAVLLGLGAVTLPVMSPDARLTAHTIRLIQPNAAQRVKWDPAQIPVFFDRQLGLTAALPKEGDPAPDLVLWSETAIPWVLDLAAPALDQIAQAGGTAPVALGVQRRDAQNYFNSMVVLDRVGNVAQTYDKHHLVPFGEYMPFANFFARVGVFGLAQRALGGYAAGPGAQVLDFGEMGRALPLICYEAVFPHDANAATERPDFLIQITNDAWFGKAAGPRQHLAQARMRAIEQGLPLARAANTGISAMIDPYGRLLASLPLNQAGFVDAALPQPLAPTIYSRAGDLPFAIVLLLGLVAASISARSREGGLKN, encoded by the coding sequence GTGACACCCCGTTTGACGGGGTGGCGGCAGCCTTGCCTTGCGGCGGCGCTGGGTGTGATTGCGGCCTTTGGGCAGGCCCCATATGATCAGCCGCTGATCCTGATGGTCGCCCTTGCGGGGGCGCTTTATTTCTTTGCACAGGCAAAATCCCTGCGGCAGGCGGCATTGTTTGGCTGGGCTTTTGGTACCGGGTATTTCGCCCATGCGCTGCATTGGATCGTATCGCCCTTTATGGTTGATGTAGCCCGCCATGGCTGGATGGCTCCTTTTGCACTGTTGTTTCTGGCGGCGGGTCTGGCCTTGTTCTGGGGGCTGGCCTTCTGGGGTGCGCGCCGGCTAAGCCGCGAAACGTCCTGGGCGGTGGTTTTGACCCTGCCTGCTGTCGAATTGATCCGTGGCTATCTGTTCACCGGTTTCCCATGGGCGATGATCTCTCAGTCTCTGGTGGACACCAGCGGCGGGCAGGCTTTGGCGTGGATCGGGCCCTATGCGCTGAACCTGCTGATGGTTGCGGTTGCCGTGGCAGTCAGCCAGAGTGCACAGGATTGGGCCAGCCGCACCCTGCGTTTTGGGGCGGTTTTGCTGGGCTTGGGGGCTGTGACCCTGCCGGTGATGTCTCCCGATGCCAGATTGACCGCGCATACTATTCGCCTGATCCAGCCCAATGCGGCGCAGCGCGTAAAATGGGATCCGGCGCAGATACCTGTCTTTTTTGACCGCCAGCTTGGCCTTACGGCCGCCCTTCCCAAGGAAGGTGATCCCGCACCTGATCTGGTCCTGTGGTCGGAAACCGCGATCCCATGGGTGCTGGATCTGGCAGCACCGGCACTTGATCAGATTGCACAGGCAGGTGGCACGGCACCTGTGGCCCTTGGCGTGCAGCGGCGCGATGCGCAGAACTACTTCAACTCCATGGTTGTGCTGGACCGGGTGGGAAACGTGGCACAGACCTATGACAAACATCACCTTGTGCCCTTCGGGGAATACATGCCTTTCGCCAATTTCTTTGCCCGTGTCGGTGTGTTTGGCCTCGCCCAGCGGGCGCTAGGTGGGTATGCCGCTGGTCCCGGCGCGCAGGTGCTGGATTTTGGCGAGATGGGCCGCGCCTTGCCCCTGATCTGCTATGAGGCGGTGTTTCCCCATGATGCAAATGCGGCCACTGAACGTCCTGACTTTCTGATCCAGATCACCAATGATGCGTGGTTTGGCAAGGCCGCTGGCCCGCGCCAGCATCTGGCACAGGCACGGATGCGCGCAATCGAACAGGGCCTGCCCCTGGCGCGCGCGGCAAACACCGGCATTTCCGCAATGATCGACCCTTATGGTCGCTTGTTGGCCAGCCTGCCGCTGAATCAGGCGGGATTCGTTGACGCCGCATTGCCCCAACCGCTGGCCCCGACGATCTATAGCCGTGCAGGTGATTTGCCCTTTGCGATTGTGTTGCTTCTGGGACTCGTCGCGGCGTCAATCAGCGCACGAAGCCGTGAGGGCGGGCTTAAGAATTGA